One Sphingobacteruim zhuxiongii DNA window includes the following coding sequences:
- the thrS gene encoding threonine--tRNA ligase translates to MINITLPDGSVRQYEKGTTAMQVALSISEGLARNVLAAEVNGEVWDASRAIESDAQVKLLTWNDDKGKSTFWHSSAHLLAEALESLYPGVKFGIGPSIETGFYYDVDFGDREFSSDDFKQIEDKMLELAKQKEVFERKAVSKADALAYFTEKGDEYKLDLIKDLEDGKITFYSQGNFTDLCRGPHIPNTGVIKAIKLTNVAGAYWRGDETRKQLTRIYGVTFPKASELTEYLRFIEEAKKRDHRKLGRELELFAFSEKVGMGLPLWLPKGTALRQKLQDFLQRAQIAAGYEPVVTPHIGHKQLYITSGHYEKYGADSFQPIKTPVEGEEFLLKPMNCPHHCEIYKVKPRSYKDLPVRFAEFGTVYRYEQSGELHGLTRVRGFTQDDAHLFCRPDQVKDEFKKVIDLVLYVFNALGFHDFTAQVSLRDPENKTKYIGSDENWALAESAIIESAEEKGLPTVIEYGEAAFYGPKLDFMVKDALGRKWQLGTIQVDYNLPERFELEYTGSDNQKHRPVMIHRAPFGSIERFVAVLIEHCGGQFPLWLAPEQFIVLPVSEKYEEYAQKLLESLNNSDIRGLIDLRDEKVGRKIRDAEVKKMPYMVIVGEKEMESGSISIRKHGGVDLGSMTPEAFKELLIKEVTV, encoded by the coding sequence ATGATTAACATTACACTTCCTGACGGTTCAGTTCGTCAGTATGAAAAAGGCACAACTGCTATGCAGGTTGCGTTATCAATTTCTGAAGGCTTGGCAAGAAATGTCTTAGCTGCAGAAGTAAATGGTGAGGTTTGGGATGCGTCGCGCGCTATCGAGTCGGATGCACAAGTGAAGTTATTGACGTGGAATGATGACAAAGGGAAATCTACTTTTTGGCATTCATCTGCGCACTTGCTAGCAGAAGCTCTTGAATCACTTTATCCAGGGGTTAAGTTTGGTATCGGTCCGTCGATTGAAACAGGATTCTACTATGATGTAGATTTTGGAGATCGTGAGTTTTCATCGGATGATTTCAAGCAGATTGAGGATAAGATGCTTGAGTTGGCTAAGCAAAAAGAGGTTTTCGAACGTAAAGCAGTTTCTAAGGCTGATGCTTTGGCCTACTTTACTGAGAAAGGCGATGAATACAAACTAGACTTGATTAAGGATTTGGAAGATGGAAAGATTACTTTCTATTCACAAGGAAATTTCACGGATTTATGTCGTGGTCCGCACATTCCAAATACAGGCGTTATTAAAGCCATCAAGTTGACTAATGTTGCTGGTGCTTATTGGAGAGGTGATGAAACGCGTAAGCAGTTAACCCGTATTTACGGAGTAACATTCCCGAAAGCATCTGAGTTAACAGAATATTTACGTTTTATCGAAGAAGCGAAGAAACGTGATCACCGTAAATTAGGTAGAGAGTTAGAGTTATTTGCTTTCTCTGAGAAGGTGGGGATGGGTTTGCCGTTATGGCTACCTAAAGGGACAGCGCTTCGTCAGAAATTACAAGACTTTTTACAGCGTGCACAGATTGCAGCGGGTTATGAACCTGTTGTTACTCCGCATATCGGACATAAACAGTTGTACATCACTTCGGGTCATTATGAGAAGTACGGCGCGGATTCGTTCCAGCCAATAAAAACTCCGGTTGAAGGCGAGGAATTCTTGTTGAAACCAATGAACTGTCCACATCACTGTGAGATTTATAAAGTAAAACCTCGTTCTTACAAGGACTTGCCAGTGCGTTTTGCAGAGTTTGGTACGGTTTATCGCTATGAGCAGTCTGGCGAATTACATGGGTTAACTCGCGTTCGTGGGTTTACTCAAGATGATGCGCATTTGTTCTGTCGTCCTGATCAAGTAAAGGATGAGTTTAAAAAAGTAATTGATTTGGTTTTATACGTTTTCAATGCTTTAGGATTTCATGATTTTACAGCGCAGGTTTCGTTACGTGACCCTGAAAATAAAACTAAATATATCGGTTCTGATGAGAATTGGGCTTTAGCGGAGTCGGCGATTATTGAGTCGGCAGAAGAGAAAGGTTTACCGACCGTAATTGAATATGGTGAAGCAGCATTTTATGGTCCAAAATTAGACTTCATGGTGAAGGATGCTTTAGGCAGAAAATGGCAGTTGGGAACCATTCAAGTGGATTATAACCTTCCTGAGCGTTTCGAGCTAGAATATACCGGTTCTGATAATCAAAAGCATCGTCCAGTGATGATTCACCGTGCGCCTTTCGGTTCTATTGAGCGTTTTGTTGCTGTGTTAATCGAGCATTGCGGAGGTCAGTTTCCATTATGGCTTGCTCCTGAGCAATTTATCGTCTTGCCAGTGTCAGAAAAATATGAAGAATATGCGCAAAAACTTTTGGAATCACTAAATAATTCCGATATTCGCGGTCTGATTGACTTGCGTGATGAGAAGGTTGGACGCAAGATCCGCGATGCGGAAGTGAAGAAAATGCCTTACATGGTGATTGTGGGAGAGAAGGAAATGGAAAGTGGGTCAATCTCAATTCGTAAACATGGTGGTGTTGACTTAGGGTCGATGACACCAGAAGCATTTAAAGAATTATTAATAAAAGAAGTAACTGTTTAA
- a CDS encoding 7-carboxy-7-deazaguanine synthase QueE has product MSNQVPEDGNMLPLMEEFYTIQGEGYHTGKAAYFIRLGGCDVGCHWCDVKESWDANLHPLTSAEQIVANALKYPAKTVVITGGEPLLYNLTYLTQKLREAGIQIFLETSGAYPLTGYWDWICLSPKKFKGPRQDVLAAAGELKVIVFNKSDFEWAEEHAKFVGKNCKLYLQPEWSKASEMTPLIIDYVKDNPKWEISLQTHKYLNIP; this is encoded by the coding sequence ATGTCAAATCAAGTTCCAGAAGATGGCAACATGCTTCCTTTAATGGAAGAATTCTACACAATACAAGGCGAAGGGTATCATACGGGCAAAGCGGCTTATTTTATCCGTTTAGGTGGTTGTGATGTAGGCTGCCATTGGTGTGATGTGAAAGAAAGTTGGGATGCCAATTTGCACCCGCTTACTTCTGCTGAGCAAATCGTTGCAAATGCTTTAAAATATCCTGCAAAAACGGTAGTTATCACAGGTGGAGAGCCATTGCTTTACAACCTAACTTACCTAACGCAGAAGCTTCGTGAAGCAGGAATTCAGATTTTTCTAGAAACTTCAGGAGCATATCCATTGACAGGCTACTGGGATTGGATCTGTCTTTCACCAAAGAAATTCAAAGGACCGCGTCAAGACGTCTTAGCGGCAGCTGGAGAATTGAAAGTGATTGTCTTCAACAAGAGTGATTTTGAATGGGCGGAAGAACATGCCAAATTTGTAGGTAAAAACTGTAAGTTATATCTGCAACCGGAATGGTCTAAAGCAAGCGAAATGACTCCCTTGATTATCGATTACGTAAAGGATAATCCGAAGTGGGAGATTTCATTGCAGACACATAAATACCTTAATATTCCTTAA
- a CDS encoding OmpA family protein: protein MQLKKLSIYCFLLLLLALGGQSYAQAPSAVRKAQQAYLEAGKALGQNQLAQAADWLEKATKADPSFATAFQQLGDVYKKMERYQQAITAYEHVLSVNPSLTSLTYFGLGESYLVIGNYTQASNNFQQYQLKGKLSEKSTQLVDKYLADCAFSLKHLNDESSGLIALSTAINTDKDEYYPKLTADNARIIFTRKENNQENFYESLLTGDQWSEAIKLPEPINTAKFNEGAHCISPDGKYLFFTGCNRPDGLGSCDLYVSKKENGTWSDPFNLGPGINTRGWESQPAISADGKTLYFVSNRAGGQGSYDIWKATLLADGKWSSPVNLGPEINSPYDEGAPYLHADNKTLYFSSNGWPGFGKNDIFQSTLSNNGQWSTPENLGPAINNYLDQRSFHVSLDGSIAHLASQDQAQQWDIYRFDFPKEKRAPAIAYIAGFVFDKANKKPLDASIRVTNTNTKELVFERKSDYLDGGFIAVLPVGSNYAVHIQKEGYLFDSKQYALDKEEFANKHFQDSIFLEPILAGAIATLRNIYFDVNKFEILSSSESELDLLLKLLESNPKLSIEIAGHTDNTGNKNTNQILSEQRAQSVANWLKAKGIASARLEVKGYGDSKPIAPNTSEEGKQSNRRTEFIVK from the coding sequence ATGCAGCTAAAAAAACTAAGTATTTATTGTTTTCTCTTATTGCTTTTAGCTTTAGGCGGGCAGAGCTATGCGCAAGCGCCTTCTGCCGTCCGGAAGGCTCAACAAGCCTACCTCGAAGCAGGCAAAGCACTTGGTCAAAATCAGCTGGCTCAAGCGGCAGATTGGCTGGAAAAAGCAACAAAGGCAGACCCTTCATTTGCAACCGCCTTTCAACAATTAGGTGATGTTTACAAGAAAATGGAACGATATCAGCAGGCAATTACGGCTTATGAGCACGTCCTATCAGTAAATCCTTCTTTAACTTCATTGACTTATTTTGGCCTCGGCGAATCTTACTTGGTAATAGGCAACTATACCCAAGCGAGCAACAATTTTCAACAATATCAACTGAAGGGCAAGCTTTCAGAAAAAAGCACACAACTTGTCGATAAGTACCTCGCTGATTGTGCCTTCTCCTTAAAACACCTCAACGACGAAAGTTCCGGATTAATTGCGTTATCAACAGCGATAAACACGGATAAAGATGAATATTACCCAAAGCTCACCGCAGATAATGCACGTATTATATTTACTCGGAAAGAGAATAACCAAGAGAATTTCTACGAGAGCCTTTTAACAGGCGATCAATGGAGCGAAGCCATTAAATTGCCAGAACCCATCAATACTGCGAAATTTAACGAAGGGGCTCATTGCATTTCACCTGACGGCAAATACTTATTTTTTACTGGCTGCAATCGTCCGGACGGATTGGGAAGTTGTGATCTATATGTCTCTAAGAAAGAAAACGGAACATGGAGTGATCCATTTAATTTGGGACCAGGAATCAATACACGAGGATGGGAATCACAACCAGCAATATCTGCCGATGGAAAAACCCTTTACTTTGTTAGCAATCGAGCCGGCGGACAAGGCAGTTATGATATCTGGAAAGCAACGTTATTAGCCGATGGTAAATGGTCTAGTCCAGTCAATCTTGGGCCAGAAATCAACTCACCCTACGACGAAGGAGCACCTTATTTGCATGCAGACAATAAAACCCTTTATTTTTCATCCAACGGCTGGCCTGGATTTGGAAAGAATGATATCTTTCAATCGACCCTGAGTAATAACGGCCAATGGAGTACACCCGAAAATCTCGGTCCGGCAATCAATAACTATCTAGATCAGCGATCCTTTCATGTGAGCTTAGATGGAAGCATTGCTCACTTGGCTTCACAAGATCAAGCGCAGCAATGGGATATTTATCGATTTGATTTCCCGAAGGAAAAGCGAGCTCCTGCAATTGCATATATTGCCGGATTTGTCTTCGACAAGGCAAACAAAAAACCATTGGACGCAAGTATTCGTGTGACCAACACCAACACGAAGGAGCTTGTCTTTGAAAGAAAAAGTGATTATCTAGATGGGGGGTTCATCGCAGTCCTGCCGGTCGGATCCAACTATGCTGTACATATTCAAAAAGAAGGCTACTTATTCGATTCAAAACAATACGCTTTAGATAAAGAAGAGTTCGCGAATAAGCATTTTCAGGATAGTATTTTTCTAGAACCTATTCTCGCAGGCGCTATCGCAACCCTTCGGAACATTTATTTCGACGTTAATAAATTTGAAATTCTTTCTAGTTCGGAAAGCGAGTTAGACCTCCTCCTCAAGTTATTAGAAAGCAATCCTAAACTGTCGATTGAGATCGCTGGACATACGGATAACACAGGTAATAAAAATACGAATCAAATACTCTCGGAACAAAGGGCACAGTCTGTTGCGAATTGGCTAAAGGCAAAGGGTATCGCTTCTGCCCGATTGGAGGTAAAGGGCTATGGCGATAGTAAACCTATTGCTCCGAACACTTCTGAAGAAGGAAAACAAAGCAATAGGCGTACAGAATTTATAGTGAAATAA
- a CDS encoding Gfo/Idh/MocA family protein has translation MGKIRILVVGCGNMGASHGRAYHEMEGFEIVGLVSRGNSKRELNTKLGADYPLFDEFENALAATKPDAVCISTYPDTHEDYAIKSFEAGAHVFIEKPVADTVEGAQRVLDAAVRSNKKLVVGYILRHHPSWMKFIEVAKSMGSPLVMRMNLNQQSHGYMWDVHRNLMKSLSPIVDCGVHYIDVMCQMTEAKPISVSAIGARLTDDISIDNYNYGQLQIRFDNGSVGWYEAGWGPMVSETAFFVKDVIGPKGCVSIVAKEGSKAGNSDSIDAHSKAESLKVHYANIDEKNEFTRADEWIDLTDEPDHQELCNREQRFFLKAIQENLDLSKSMQDALNSLQIAVACDESVKTGRTIMLPN, from the coding sequence ATGGGAAAAATTAGAATCCTTGTTGTAGGATGTGGAAATATGGGGGCGTCTCATGGGCGTGCCTATCATGAAATGGAGGGGTTTGAAATCGTAGGACTTGTGTCTCGTGGAAATTCCAAAAGAGAATTAAATACAAAGTTAGGAGCAGACTATCCGCTTTTCGATGAATTTGAGAACGCTTTAGCTGCAACGAAACCAGATGCGGTTTGCATATCGACTTATCCAGATACGCATGAAGATTATGCAATTAAATCTTTTGAAGCAGGTGCCCACGTGTTTATCGAAAAGCCTGTAGCGGATACGGTTGAGGGAGCGCAACGTGTGCTAGATGCCGCTGTTCGTTCAAATAAGAAATTAGTTGTAGGTTATATATTGCGTCATCATCCTTCATGGATGAAATTCATTGAGGTAGCCAAAAGTATGGGTAGTCCCCTAGTGATGCGCATGAATCTCAATCAGCAAAGTCATGGCTACATGTGGGATGTGCATAGAAATCTGATGAAAAGCTTAAGTCCTATCGTAGATTGTGGTGTGCACTACATCGACGTGATGTGTCAAATGACCGAGGCGAAGCCAATTTCAGTTTCAGCTATAGGTGCGCGTCTTACCGACGATATCTCTATCGATAACTATAACTACGGTCAACTGCAAATTCGTTTTGATAATGGTAGTGTTGGGTGGTATGAAGCAGGGTGGGGTCCAATGGTGAGTGAAACAGCATTCTTTGTCAAAGACGTTATCGGGCCGAAAGGTTGCGTTTCTATCGTCGCGAAGGAAGGTAGTAAAGCTGGAAACTCAGACTCTATCGATGCACACTCAAAAGCGGAATCGTTGAAAGTTCACTACGCCAATATTGATGAAAAAAACGAGTTTACTCGTGCCGACGAGTGGATTGATTTAACGGATGAGCCCGATCATCAGGAACTCTGTAACAGAGAGCAGCGCTTTTTCTTAAAAGCGATTCAAGAAAATCTTGATTTATCCAAGTCTATGCAAGATGCACTCAATAGTTTGCAAATTGCGGTAGCGTGTGACGAATCGGTGAAGACCGGACGCACGATCATGTTACCTAATTAA
- a CDS encoding Gfo/Idh/MocA family protein: MDRRNFLKSSGVLLGTSTLDFPTPQFELKKKIKVGLIGCGGRGTGAAFQALAADPDAELVALADIFPDQIETALAALKEGHKDKVKVDEKRKYVGFEAYKDLIASDVDVVLLASPPCFRPDHLAEAVKKGKHIFCEKPMAVDIPGVHSVRESVKLAKEKKLNIVAGFCFRYSVPNRELAKLVHAGNIGDIYALSTFRLGGELTQKPRQASWTDLQDQLRNWFYYQRYSGDIIVEQTIHSIDFMSWMLGDKLPKTVTGTGGRQSKPWTEFGNVFDHFAIEFDYGDGLKGFHFGRQQNGTQGRNTVEAIGNKGNLQVAMLSSYVINGQNPWKFQGKMNNMYQTQHDELFAAIRNKQVINDGDTMADSTMLAIWAREAAYTGKAISLDQILNSTKTYGPKSDGYNWEMGLDTAKIPRPGHES; the protein is encoded by the coding sequence ATGGACCGTAGGAATTTTCTCAAAAGTAGCGGTGTGCTACTAGGAACCTCCACACTAGATTTCCCAACTCCGCAATTTGAACTTAAGAAGAAAATTAAGGTCGGATTAATCGGCTGTGGTGGTCGAGGTACTGGCGCTGCTTTTCAGGCCTTAGCAGCCGACCCAGATGCTGAACTTGTTGCCCTTGCCGATATCTTTCCTGACCAAATTGAAACTGCTTTAGCGGCATTAAAAGAAGGTCACAAAGACAAGGTTAAGGTCGATGAAAAGCGTAAATATGTTGGTTTTGAGGCCTACAAGGATCTAATTGCTAGTGATGTAGATGTAGTTTTATTAGCATCACCTCCATGTTTTCGTCCCGATCATTTGGCTGAAGCCGTAAAAAAAGGAAAACACATCTTTTGTGAGAAGCCAATGGCTGTTGATATTCCAGGAGTTCACTCCGTTCGTGAAAGTGTCAAACTTGCAAAAGAGAAGAAGCTCAATATCGTAGCAGGATTTTGCTTCAGATATTCAGTGCCCAATCGCGAGCTGGCAAAGCTTGTACACGCAGGGAATATCGGAGATATTTACGCGTTGAGTACTTTCCGTTTAGGAGGCGAATTAACGCAAAAACCTAGACAAGCATCTTGGACTGATTTGCAAGATCAATTACGCAACTGGTTTTATTATCAGCGTTATTCTGGTGATATCATCGTTGAACAAACCATTCATAGTATTGACTTCATGTCTTGGATGCTGGGCGATAAATTACCTAAGACTGTAACAGGAACTGGCGGACGTCAAAGTAAGCCTTGGACCGAGTTTGGAAATGTATTCGATCACTTTGCAATAGAGTTTGACTATGGAGATGGCTTAAAAGGTTTCCACTTTGGACGCCAGCAAAACGGTACGCAGGGTAGAAATACAGTCGAAGCGATAGGAAATAAGGGCAATCTACAAGTTGCTATGTTAAGTAGCTATGTAATAAACGGTCAAAACCCATGGAAATTCCAAGGGAAGATGAACAATATGTATCAAACGCAACATGATGAACTATTTGCAGCGATTCGCAACAAGCAGGTTATTAACGATGGCGATACCATGGCCGACTCAACAATGCTCGCTATTTGGGCGAGAGAAGCAGCCTATACAGGGAAAGCAATTTCATTAGATCAAATCTTAAATTCAACTAAGACCTATGGACCGAAATCCGATGGCTATAATTGGGAGATGGGCTTAGACACCGCAAAAATACCAAGACCAGGACACGAGAGTTAA
- a CDS encoding DUF819 family protein, which produces MQISTPEAEPLITNTAVVLGLLMTILGLVFYSSNLSNKYIKGFYNIIPPLLLCYFLPGLLNSFNVFDGENSPLTSIGSRYFLPACLILFIINLDLKEMWALRKRAGLMFITGTVGIVLGGPLAVFLTSLVAPQVVGGAGPDEVWRGLGALAGSWIGGSANQVALKEILKPSPNLFSSIIAVDVFVAYIWMAFLLYGAGKVAKFNAFFKADDDDVEQLKERMDAKSKANSKIPDTKDLILMIAIAFGGTGLATFISEPLAAFMKTNYPQLESFSLTSDFFWIILFATIIGIAISFTPAKKLEYAGASKVGSVFLYVLITTIGMQMDILAILSNPGLFVVGMIWMSFHALLLLIVGKIFKVPFFYFAVGSMANVGGVASASVTSAAFHPSLISVGVILAVFGYAIGTYAGWLTAVLMQLVSPI; this is translated from the coding sequence ATGCAAATTTCTACCCCTGAAGCAGAACCTCTTATCACGAACACCGCCGTAGTTTTAGGCCTGTTGATGACGATCTTAGGTCTCGTATTTTACAGTTCAAATCTGTCGAATAAATACATCAAGGGATTTTATAACATCATCCCTCCCTTGTTATTATGTTATTTCCTTCCCGGCTTATTAAACTCATTCAATGTGTTTGATGGGGAGAATTCACCGTTAACATCTATCGGTAGCCGTTACTTTCTTCCTGCATGTTTAATTCTTTTTATCATCAATTTAGATTTGAAGGAAATGTGGGCATTGCGAAAGCGTGCTGGCTTAATGTTTATCACGGGAACCGTTGGTATTGTCCTCGGAGGTCCTTTAGCCGTATTTTTAACCTCGTTGGTCGCTCCACAAGTCGTTGGAGGTGCTGGTCCCGATGAAGTATGGCGTGGTTTAGGTGCATTAGCAGGCTCGTGGATTGGTGGTTCGGCTAATCAAGTGGCGTTAAAAGAAATACTAAAGCCCTCTCCTAATTTGTTTTCTTCGATCATTGCTGTCGACGTATTTGTCGCTTATATCTGGATGGCATTTCTATTATATGGTGCTGGGAAAGTTGCAAAATTCAACGCATTCTTTAAAGCCGATGATGATGACGTCGAACAGTTAAAAGAACGAATGGATGCTAAATCAAAGGCAAACAGTAAAATTCCTGATACTAAAGATTTAATCCTCATGATCGCCATCGCTTTCGGAGGAACAGGCTTGGCAACCTTTATCTCTGAGCCATTAGCGGCCTTCATGAAGACAAATTATCCGCAACTAGAGTCCTTTTCATTGACAAGCGACTTCTTCTGGATTATTTTATTTGCAACTATAATTGGTATCGCAATATCTTTTACACCGGCAAAGAAACTGGAATACGCAGGAGCATCTAAAGTGGGGAGCGTCTTCTTATATGTATTAATTACGACAATCGGTATGCAAATGGATATTCTTGCGATCCTTAGCAACCCGGGATTGTTTGTCGTTGGAATGATTTGGATGTCGTTCCACGCATTACTTCTACTAATCGTTGGAAAAATATTTAAAGTGCCATTCTTCTATTTTGCAGTAGGGAGCATGGCTAATGTTGGTGGTGTCGCTTCCGCATCGGTTACCTCCGCAGCGTTCCACCCTTCATTAATTTCTGTAGGCGTCATACTGGCTGTATTCGGATATGCCATTGGAACCTATGCAGGATGGCTAACAGCAGTATTGATGCAATTAGTATCTCCAATCTAG